In the Spirochaetota bacterium genome, AAAGGTTAATGTTTCTTTATCTAAATGTGGGTTTATATCAAATTGATGATTGTTTGTATCTGCATTTATATAATAATGTTCTAATGTTTTTATCTGATTATGTACTGACATTGATAGATAAGGATACAAATTATAATAATAACATTCCATTCCTGCCTTTTTTGATAATTTTGAAATGTTCAATTTATAGTTTTGATATTTTTTATAATAATCTTCAGCATATTTAATTTCATTTGAAGTATAAAACATTTTTATCAATTTATTTATTCTTTTGTATTCATCTGTATCTTTATTTATCACCATTAATTCCTTAACCTGAAAACTGAAGAATTTTATCAAAATGTATATCCTTATATGTACAATTTATTATATGT is a window encoding:
- a CDS encoding DUF5677 domain-containing protein, which encodes MIKFFSFQVKELMVINKDTDEYKRINKLIKMFYTSNEIKYAEDYYKKYQNYKLNISKLSKKAGMECYYYNLYPYLSMSVHNQIKTLEHYYINADTNNHQFDINPHLDKETLTFIIVSSCDVIIKTLEKIYEYQNSKFPDEFKRIRIKILSIIPSN